From Bacillus pumilus, one genomic window encodes:
- a CDS encoding phosphoribosyltransferase family protein produces MEVELDLKEGALQLEKEHLFDMAARVNKKRAFLFVSKVLGKHIPVHPVKPLLVSGLLAMAYAQEQTGKTSPHQDLLVEALKTDDHMALTKAYEVLKKEKLSAGKQPIVIGFAETATALGHGVYDVIEGASYIHTTREQLLDLDPSLVFEEEHSHATDQLCYADEALLRTDRPIVLVDDEVTTGRTNINIIRDLHAKHPRHSYTILSILDWRTEEHEKAMCELEEELGIHITSLSLLKGQMVFRGKTLDEPAYSYEIAEQKDLPSLSVHSLQSFFKHEPYALSHAANSAGHSPYIHETGRFGLNAADTAAIDQAAAEAGLKLKKERKGKQTLCLGTGELMYVPMRLAAHMGEGVLFHSTTRSPIHPVEKDGYAVQNGFTFVSPEDARIQHYVYNIPKDQYDDVFLFFEKKVSQEALRPLVHLFAERHVKHVHIVTLSDEVKVNG; encoded by the coding sequence ATGGAAGTTGAGCTTGATCTCAAAGAAGGTGCGCTTCAGCTGGAAAAAGAGCATCTTTTTGACATGGCAGCAAGGGTGAACAAAAAAAGAGCCTTTTTATTCGTTAGTAAGGTGCTCGGTAAGCATATTCCTGTTCATCCAGTAAAACCGCTCCTTGTCTCGGGTCTTTTAGCCATGGCATATGCCCAAGAGCAAACAGGCAAGACATCTCCGCATCAAGACCTTTTAGTAGAAGCACTCAAGACGGATGACCACATGGCATTAACTAAAGCCTACGAAGTGCTCAAAAAGGAGAAGCTTTCAGCAGGAAAACAGCCGATCGTGATCGGCTTTGCAGAAACAGCAACAGCACTGGGGCATGGTGTGTATGACGTAATAGAAGGAGCATCTTACATCCATACGACACGTGAACAGCTGCTGGATCTTGATCCTTCATTGGTATTTGAAGAAGAGCATTCGCATGCGACGGATCAGCTTTGTTATGCAGACGAAGCATTACTTCGCACAGACCGTCCCATCGTGCTAGTAGATGATGAAGTCACGACAGGCCGTACGAATATCAATATCATTCGGGACCTTCATGCAAAGCATCCGCGGCATTCTTACACGATTCTTTCTATTTTGGACTGGCGGACTGAGGAGCACGAGAAAGCCATGTGTGAGCTTGAAGAGGAGCTTGGTATTCACATCACATCATTGTCTTTATTAAAAGGGCAAATGGTCTTTCGGGGCAAAACGCTGGATGAGCCAGCTTATTCGTATGAGATTGCTGAGCAAAAGGATCTGCCAAGTCTCTCTGTTCACTCTCTTCAATCTTTCTTTAAGCACGAGCCGTATGCACTTTCTCATGCAGCAAATTCGGCAGGTCATTCGCCATATATACATGAAACGGGCCGTTTTGGTTTAAACGCAGCAGATACGGCAGCCATCGACCAAGCAGCTGCAGAGGCTGGGCTGAAACTGAAGAAGGAACGCAAAGGAAAGCAGACACTTTGTTTAGGAACAGGTGAGCTGATGTATGTGCCGATGAGACTGGCTGCACATATGGGAGAAGGCGTTCTCTTTCATTCAACGACGAGAAGCCCAATTCACCCTGTTGAAAAGGATGGATACGCTGTTCAAAATGGGTTTACCTTTGTGAGTCCAGAGGATGCCCGAATTCAGCACTACGTGTACAACATACCAAAAGATCAATACGATGATGTATTTCTCTTTTTTGAGAAAAAGGTCTCTCAGGAGGCATTGCGTCCGCTTGTTCACTTATTTGCCGAGCGGCATGTGAAGCATGTGCATATTGTGACTTTATCAGACGAGGTGAAGGTGAATGGCTAA
- a CDS encoding HAD family hydrolase, which translates to MKTSAFASDLDRTLIYSHRVLDQYEYEGDYDLVEVLDERPLSYMSVETKKSLQTIHQLGWFIPVTTRTTAQYERITFFQQKLKPEYAVTTNGGCILHHGKPLEDWQVIVDERLKACMSVREMLKAISDLPVAAWVKRTRTAEGKFLYLIMKDEYLSHIPLAELKLWGEERGWQVSLQGRKLYFIPEPLNKWDAVAFLKERLELEYVYGAGDSLLDAGLIRQADMGFAPRHGEVLDFDPLLEPTAASGMAAADEITACVMKQMTTVKKPSIR; encoded by the coding sequence ATGAAGACAAGTGCGTTTGCTAGTGATTTAGACCGGACACTGATTTACTCACATCGAGTGCTGGATCAGTATGAGTATGAAGGAGATTATGATTTAGTTGAGGTGCTGGATGAACGGCCGCTTTCCTATATGTCGGTTGAAACGAAAAAATCCTTGCAGACAATCCATCAACTGGGCTGGTTCATTCCAGTGACGACAAGAACGACCGCTCAGTATGAACGGATCACCTTCTTTCAGCAAAAGCTCAAACCGGAGTATGCCGTTACGACAAATGGGGGCTGTATCCTTCATCACGGCAAGCCGCTTGAGGATTGGCAGGTCATCGTTGATGAGAGGCTCAAAGCGTGTATGTCAGTCAGAGAGATGCTGAAAGCCATCTCCGACCTTCCAGTTGCGGCATGGGTGAAGCGTACCCGGACAGCAGAGGGGAAATTTCTTTATTTGATTATGAAAGATGAGTATTTGTCTCACATTCCACTTGCTGAATTGAAGCTGTGGGGCGAGGAGAGAGGCTGGCAGGTGTCTCTTCAAGGACGGAAGCTTTATTTTATTCCGGAGCCGCTGAATAAGTGGGATGCTGTTGCTTTTTTAAAGGAACGGCTGGAGCTTGAATATGTATATGGTGCAGGCGATTCCCTTTTAGATGCAGGTCTTATTCGTCAGGCGGATATGGGCTTTGCCCCAAGGCATGGAGAAGTGCTCGACTTTGACCCACTACTTGAGCCGACAGCAGCATCGGGCATGGCAGCAGCAGATGAAATCACCGCTTGTGTCATGAAGCAGATGACGACCGTAAAAAAGCCTTCGATTCGATAG
- a CDS encoding cysteine protease StiP family protein — translation MANVYTKMGSYPEQDVTFLLKDLSSIEMEKSTEERERSIQSGAHYSEMLPIEYKPTESYMDLFYQSLKESKEKVAEAVAVVAEQIVKKRGFQTVLCSLARAGTPIGVLIKRYIRKTYGLELPHYSISIIRDRGIDENALHYMLKEHPGFEVAFIDGWTGKGAISRELQKAVIDFERKYDIRLSSELAVLADPGYCTNVYGTREDFLIPSACLNSTVSGLVSRTVLNNRWISADDFHGAKYYEELLDEDVSNLYVDTIEEAFSSLEPNVREKAETILTQGMPADWRGMASIEAIGQEFQIKNTHLIKPGVGETTRVLLRRIPWKILIQPGSQEKLKHILLLAEDRGVPVIEYANMSYTCCGLIRPLEQTS, via the coding sequence ATGGCTAATGTGTATACAAAGATGGGAAGCTATCCAGAGCAGGATGTAACCTTCTTACTCAAAGATTTATCATCCATTGAGATGGAGAAAAGTACAGAAGAGCGGGAGCGTTCGATTCAGAGCGGTGCGCATTATTCAGAAATGCTGCCGATTGAGTATAAACCAACGGAATCTTATATGGATTTATTCTATCAATCTCTGAAAGAAAGTAAGGAAAAGGTAGCAGAAGCAGTAGCTGTGGTAGCAGAACAGATTGTGAAAAAGCGAGGCTTCCAAACGGTTCTTTGCAGTTTGGCAAGGGCGGGAACGCCGATCGGGGTGCTCATCAAACGATATATTCGAAAGACATATGGTCTTGAACTGCCTCATTACAGCATCTCTATTATTCGTGACCGAGGAATAGATGAGAATGCGCTGCATTATATGCTCAAAGAACATCCGGGCTTTGAGGTTGCCTTTATTGATGGATGGACCGGAAAAGGTGCGATTTCGAGAGAGCTCCAAAAAGCTGTGATTGATTTTGAAAGAAAGTATGATATTCGTCTTTCTAGTGAACTGGCTGTACTAGCTGACCCTGGCTATTGTACAAATGTCTACGGAACGAGAGAGGACTTTCTCATTCCAAGTGCCTGCTTGAATTCGACGGTATCTGGACTTGTCAGTCGAACGGTACTAAACAACCGCTGGATCAGTGCCGATGATTTCCATGGGGCGAAGTATTATGAAGAGCTGCTTGATGAGGATGTGTCCAATCTGTATGTGGATACAATTGAAGAAGCATTTTCTAGCCTCGAACCAAATGTACGAGAGAAAGCAGAGACCATCCTCACACAGGGAATGCCTGCGGACTGGCGGGGGATGGCGTCCATTGAAGCGATCGGTCAGGAGTTTCAAATTAAAAATACCCATTTGATTAAGCCGGGTGTTGGTGAGACGACCCGTGTGCTGCTTAGAAGAATCCCTTGGAAAATCCTGATTCAGCCTGGGTCTCAGGAGAAGCTGAAGCATATTTTGCTTTTGGCAGAGGACAGAGGCGTTCCTGTCATTGAATATGCCAATATGTCCTATACGTGCTGTGGGCTCATTCGTCCGCTGGAGCAGACGTCATGA